The nucleotide window GCTCGGGTCATCTCAGGAGTATCCCTCAGGCTACGGTGGCACCTACTTGCCCTCCGGCTACTGCACCCAACCGGCGGCAGCGCttccccccccgcacccccctgcCCTCCACGGCTcggggctcctgcagcccccgcACCCCTCGCCCGCCCTGGTGCCAGGCTACGGCTCCTCCGGCCCCATGTACAACTACGCCGCCGGCAGCTACCCGCCGCAGCCGGGCTACGGCACCATCCACCCGCCGCACCCCTCCGCGTCCTACCTGCCCTCCGGCATCGCGGCGCCCACCCCcatcccggccccgccgcccgccgcccgcccgcccggcgtcCCCGGCTACGGCTACCAGGGTGCCGGCTTGGCTCCCCTGGCCGTGCCGCCGCTCGGCACCGAGGCGGCGGGCGCGCTGAAGAGGAAGGCTTTCGACCTCTCCAGCGGGGAGGACGAAGGGGAGGGCAGGTATAGGAAATACAGCTACGAGCAGCCAAAGTCCCCCTACCCCATGTCGGACAACGGCGAGTGCCGGGGCAACGGGTTCAGCGGCAGCGCCGAGTCCCCCCAGGTGGCCTTCAAGCCCGGGAAGCGGCCGGCGGGAGCCGGGAATGCCGAGGAGCACGCCAGCAAGTACGGCGGGCAACCGATGAAGAGTATGGTCTCGCCACCCTACGGCACCGGGGATGCTCCGCTGCGGCCGGCGGAGCCCTTCGAGAAGTTCAGCCCCCCCCTCGCCaacggggagcgggcggccgagccgggacCCCCCTTCCCGCTGCGGCTGCCCCCGAAAGCGCCGGTCTTCGGCAGCGCGCCGGTGGAGGAGCAGCCCAAGAACGTCGAGCCCTTGGTCTTGGAGCTGGTGAACACCAAGGTGGTGGAGCGGGGGCCGCCCGTGCAGTGGACGGACGTCGCTGGGCAGGTCTCCGTGAAGGCCGCCATCGAGGAGGAGCTGGTGTGGCCCATCCTGCGTCCCGGCGCCTACACCGGGGCGAGCCGGCCGCCCCGAACCGTGCTGCTCTTCGGTCCCCGCGGCACCGGGAAGACCCTGCTGAGCCGGTGCATCTCCACCCAGCTGGGCTCCACCTTGCTGAAGCTCAGCGGGATGACCCTGCTCTCCACCTGGAAAGCCGAAGCCGAGAAGATCCTGAAGACCGTCTTCTTTGTGGCCAGCTGCCGGCAGCCGGCGGTGGTGCTCATCACCGAGGCCGAGTCCTTGCTGGCGGCGCGGGCTGGCGAGGACGGCAGCCTGGTGAGCAACCTCAAGTCccagctcctctcctacctggACAATGTGGCTACCTCAACCGAGCAGAACGTGGTGGTCATCGGGACCACCTCCCGGCCCGGCAGCATGGACGAAGCGTCCCACCGGCGCTTTGCCAGGCGGTTTTACATCTCCCCGCCGGACAGCGTCGCGCGGCGGCAGATCCTCCATCACGCCCTGGCtcagcagagctcctgcctgAGCGAGCGGGAGATGGCCTCCCTGGTGCAGCACACGGAGAGCTTCTCCGGCGGCGAGCTGGTCCAGCTCTGCCAGCACGCCGGGGCCGCCGCGCGGCACGCCGTGCCGGGCCAGATCCAGCCCACGTCCTACCAGGACTTGGAGAAGGCGTTCTGCAAGGtgcgccccgccgcctccccgaaGGAGCTGGACCTGTTCCTGGAGTGGGATAAAACGTACGGCACCAGGCACTGACAGGGCGGGGGCGCGGGGACGGACCCTTCGCCCCAGCCCGAGGCGCCGGGGACGGTTTGGGGGGGCTCGGCCGATGAACGCGGGGTTgggagggctgccgggggggctcCGGTTGTCCCCCAGCGCCGAGCCGGACCCCTCGTCCCGGAGAGCCCCGGACGGCCCCGACGGCAGCACCGTTGACCTCTTCTTCGCTGTCTGGGACGCGGCCGGGCTCTTCCTCCCCGGGGGGGTCCGGACGCCGTCGCCTCGGAACTCAGGATAACCTATTTATTATTTCCCCCTCCATCCGTCCCCGGAGCAGCGACGCAGCGAGCGGGGCCGGAGGCGCCTCGGGCTCCGGCTGCGCGAGCTCCCCCCGCCACACAGAGGCTcgattatgatgatgatgatttttttttttttaattattatttttggatTGCTTTTCTTGTTCCTAAGAGAAATACCTCGGGCGCCTTTTCGAGCAAAGCAGCCCCCTCGCAGGCGGcacgggcagcgcggcggcgatggccgggagcggggaggggaggagcagGGGGGGGAAACACAAAACCGGTGGGTTTTGGGGTAAAATGCTGTAGATTGTTTAATATGCTAGACTcgggtttttatttttgtaaggtaCGTAgtatttttgttgggttttttttttttctttttaactactCAGGAAAAGAattacctcagaaaaaaaaaaaaaaggaatgtgttttttaaaaactctttttatcttctcagaaaaggaaaaaagagatttttttaaagagttttcagACCTGGGACAAAGCCGCCTCGTGCGTTTGCTTCCAAAAAGGGTGacggaaaggaggaagaaaggaaaggaaaggaaaaaaaaacaaaacttgaagCTGTTACAAAGATGAAAGTTGAATGTATTTTGGGTGCTTCTCACGTATATTATGCCataattttatttgaattttaatgtttttgttgaaACGTCGTTATTGTAGCGTTTGGTGGAGTAACGTGTCTTCAGCGGGAAGAGCGTCGGTGCCGTGGTTCGGCCGCCGGCGCCGGCACCGCGGTTTGGGCCGGGCCGGGTCCGTCATCCCCCGGCACCCCCTGCCGCAGCCCGAGGCTGgggaccggggccgggggctgcagggagacccccCCTCAGTGCCCCTTTTGCACTGGGGGTGGGGCTGCGGAGGGTGACGCCTTGTACCCAAAATAAGGGATTTTTGGCTTCCCGCCGCCTCTGAGCACCGCGAAGCCCCGGCGGCGGCCGTGGAATCCGGGGGGGATCGTTTTGCCACCCCCAAAAATACcgaagcccagcagggctgagcgtGGGCCGGGGGTTCGGCCCCCCGCGTGGGGGTCCCGCGCTGCGGCGGCTGCTGGGGTCAGGacccagcccggctccccccccccccccatcgctgACCACCGCCTCGCGTCGCCGGCTGCgctggggatttttttccattgaaaaaaaatatgaattttgttttggtggggggtttttttagggCTACGTATTGTGCTGGGGGCCTATGAGCAGCCCCCCCAGAACCTCAGGGTCTGCGCGCGCCGAGGGGACGCAGCCCTCccgggggtcccgtcccccccccccggcacaggAGCGAGCCCTCTGCCAGCTTTGGGCCGTTTTCCCCGTTTTTTCGCAGTTTCCCGTCGGAGCGTGCGGAGGGCATTCTCGGGGCGGCCGCCGTCTgccccccccggctccctccAACAAGTGGTACTGGGTTCCTGAAgacttttaattattattattatcctaTTTGACTTTGTACACTCTCTGTAACCATTTCTACCTCATTTTGCAACGTATTGTACATGAAAGTATTTAATTCATGGCTTATTGCTGTCGGAGAAGGAAATGCGCTGAACTGCAGTGGTCTACCtcaaaaatgctgtattttaaaaagaaaagtattacGCAGTATTAAAGAGATTACACGAGCGCCCGGCGGCGAGCCTGCAGTGCCTTCTCCCAGCCCTCACCCCCCCAGGCTTgcggggtgatggggggggggtctAGGTGCCCTCCACGGGCTTTTGGGGTGATGAGAGGGGGATCCAGGTGCCCTCCCTGGGCTTTaggggtgatggggggggtcTCCAGGTGACACCCAGGGCTTTAGGGGTAGGCGGGGGGGGGTCCAGAGCCCCCCAAGGCTTTAGGGGTGATGGGAGAGGGGGGCCAGGTGCCCCCCAGGGCTTTAGGGGTGATGGGAGGGGGGGTCCACGTGCCCTCCCTGGGCTTTAGGGGTGATGGGAGGGGGGGTCCAGGAGCCTCCAAAGGCTTTAGGGGTGATGGGGGGGTTCCAGGTGCCCCCCAGGGCTttagggatggggaggggggtccAGGTGCCTCCCAAGGCTTTCGGGGTGATGGGAGAGGGGGTCCAGGTGCTCCCCAGGGCTTTAGGGGTAGGAGGGGGAGTCCAGAGCCCCCCAAGACTTTTGGGTGATGGGGGAGGTCCAGGTGCCCCCCAGCGCTTtagaggtggggtggggggtccaCGTGCCCTCCCCGGGCTTTAGGTGTGATGGGAGGGGGGGTCCAGATGCCTTCCAAAGCTTTAGGGGTGACGGGGGGATCCAGAGCCTCCCAAGGCTTTAGGGGTGATGGGAGACGGGGTGCCCCCCAGGGCTTTAGGTGTGGGGAGGGGGTTCCAGGTGCCCCCCAAGGCTttaggggtgggaggggggggtccAGAGCCTCCCAAGGCTTTGGGGGTGATGGGAGAGTGGGTCCAGGTGCCCCCCAGGGCTTTaggggtggggtggggacccACGTGCCCTCCCTGGGCTTTAGGGGTGATGGGAGGGGGGGTCCAGGAGCCCCCCAAGGCTTTAGGGGTGATGGGAGGGGGATCCAGGTGCCCTCCCCGGGCTTTTGGGGTGATGGGAGAGGGGGTCCAGGAGCCTCCTAAGGCTTTaggggtgatggggggggtccAGGTGCCCCCCAGGGCTTTAGGGATGGGGAGGGGGTTCTAGGTGCCTCCCAAGGCTTTaggggtgatggggggggtccAGGTGCCCCCCAGGGCTttagggatggggaggggggtccAGGTGCCTCCCAAGGCTTTAGGGGCGATGCCGCCTGAGCGGGGAGATGCTTCGCTCCGGTCGGGAACcgcgcggccgcggcgggagcggcttcGGCGTGGCTGTGGGCGCGCAGTGGGGGATCCCTGCGGGCGCTGATCCCACGTGGGTCGACGTCCCCGTGCATTCTCGGCTATCGAAAGGCGCCCGCGTCCCCTCACAGCTCGGCGTGGGTCGACGCTCCCGGTCGGTGGCTGGGCTCTGCGGGATCCATGACCAGAAACACCTCGCCGCGAGCTCCGGCCGGCGGCGCGGCTCCGTGGGTGCCAGCCGTGGGAAGCCAGCAGCCCCGACCCGAGCCCCGTCCCCCAGCATCGCTGTGGCCCCCAAGGAGGGGACACTCGCccctgggggctgcgtggggccggAGCCGGCTCCCCCCATCCCTGTGGGACCCTGCCCATGCCACGGGGATGGAGCCTTCGCCCTTTGCTGCTGTTATTTGTGGAAATCGGGGGAAAAGCGGCTCCCACCCGCGGCTCCTCGCTTGCTCGCGTGCTCAAGCGCCTCGACCAGGCTGCTAAACGAACCCCGGCACGCAGCTCGTTAGTGAAGCTCATTAGCCTGCTGGAGAGGGGCCCCGTGTCCCAGAGCAGAAATAACTGCGGCAACGAGTGCGGCGGCTTCGGGGTGTTTCAGCGGGTGGGAGGGCGAGGGGCCGGGCGCCGGAGCCCCCCGAACGGGAGGGGACGCGGTGGCATCCCTGGCCGGTGGCGGGGAGGTTCCCGGAGCCTTTGTGCTGGCGCATCCGGAACAATGCGGCCGCTCCGGGCTTTTATCGGGACCCCTGAGGTTACTGCGCTATGAATAAATTAGTTGGTGGATGGGCTGCGGAGTCATGagccaggaaaatgggaggaaggctccctcctcctcctcctccttccccggcAAAGGGAGGCTGGGCTCCTCTCCGAGGGCTGCTGTGCACATCCCCGCTCCCGAACCGCGCAGACGCTGCTTGCGCTTTGCAGCTTGGCTTTGCCGGGCCCCGTGGTGCCGGGGCGAGGTTCGGGGTTTGCCTCGGCCGGCGATCGCGGGCGGCACCGGGCCCGTCCCGGTGTTAGGGCCCTCCCGGCTCGGCTGCCGGCAgcggtgtttggttttgttgccaAGCCCGGTAGCCGACACAGGGTCTCTGTCCGTGAGCAAAGCCCCACggcagcgggacggggccgggAGCCCCTCGCCGGGGCTGCGTTGCGGCATCCGAGCCGGTTGTCCCGCCTGGGACAGCGTCCGGCCGCGCTCTGCCCGCCCCAGCCAGCGAAACGAAACGCCGGGCTTGCCCACGGGCTGGGACGTGCGGGCACAGCGAGGCGAGGCGGACGCTTCCCGGCATCTCAGGTTATTAACATGATTTTGCAGCCTTTCAGAGGCTCGATTCACAAAACTCGTGAAACCTGCCTGCTCTCCCCAAATCCAGGCCAAGTCCCGTGCGGGACACGCCGGGCTAACGGCAGCGGCGTTCCTGGCATTGCTCCCCAGCCCGGCCACGCGTGCTGCTCGCCCGCTGTCCTCTTCGCCGGGATGAGGGGACACGCACAAGCTCTGTCccggctgtgttttcctctgacCACGGCCCTGGAAACCGACCACAGCCCTGGGTACCAGCCATGACCCTGGGTACGGACCATGGCCCCGGGTACCAAACATGGCCCTGAACACCGACCACAGCCCCAGGTACGGACACAGCCCCGGGCACCGACCACAGCCCCGGGTACCAACCATGACCCCCAGTACAGATCA belongs to Opisthocomus hoazin isolate bOpiHoa1 chromosome 32, bOpiHoa1.hap1, whole genome shotgun sequence and includes:
- the FIGNL2 gene encoding fidgetin-like protein 2 translates to MHWSPEHAQSLNQWPEQHLDVSSTTSSPAHKSELYPSTRQRFNYAWANDDISALTASNLLKRYAEKYSGVLDAPYERPALSAYGDGAFGPVNGQKGDGEPWPGAHGSDGAYPLTPIHDGLPGAKGVVPPAVPPAGGAIGLGGSANLADPMYPGNSCGGAAAGSGGLGSSQEYPSGYGGTYLPSGYCTQPAAALPPPHPPALHGSGLLQPPHPSPALVPGYGSSGPMYNYAAGSYPPQPGYGTIHPPHPSASYLPSGIAAPTPIPAPPPAARPPGVPGYGYQGAGLAPLAVPPLGTEAAGALKRKAFDLSSGEDEGEGRYRKYSYEQPKSPYPMSDNGECRGNGFSGSAESPQVAFKPGKRPAGAGNAEEHASKYGGQPMKSMVSPPYGTGDAPLRPAEPFEKFSPPLANGERAAEPGPPFPLRLPPKAPVFGSAPVEEQPKNVEPLVLELVNTKVVERGPPVQWTDVAGQVSVKAAIEEELVWPILRPGAYTGASRPPRTVLLFGPRGTGKTLLSRCISTQLGSTLLKLSGMTLLSTWKAEAEKILKTVFFVASCRQPAVVLITEAESLLAARAGEDGSLVSNLKSQLLSYLDNVATSTEQNVVVIGTTSRPGSMDEASHRRFARRFYISPPDSVARRQILHHALAQQSSCLSEREMASLVQHTESFSGGELVQLCQHAGAAARHAVPGQIQPTSYQDLEKAFCKVRPAASPKELDLFLEWDKTYGTRH